A single window of Terriglobia bacterium DNA harbors:
- the ftsA gene encoding cell division protein FtsA has translation MARNERYVVGLDIGTTRISCVVGEIKEQGAIEVVGVGEAPSRGLRKGVVVHLDTTVEAIKAAVEQAEVMAGVNVESATVGIAGAHIRSFNSRGVVAVSGKDRTVSKEDMKRVLDAARAVSIPQDREILHVLPQEFVLDNQGGIASPVGLTGSRLEANVHVVTGSTTSIQNLVTCVNRAGVEVRDTVLESLAAAESMLSQDEKELGVALIDVGGGTTDLALFERGSIWHTSVLPVGGSHFTNDLAVGLRTPIPDAERLKIKHGCAMATMVEDNDAIEVASIGERKPRLLQRQVMAAILQPRAEEIFALIREEIGRAGFERQLNAGLVLAGGGSLLSGMTEVAEQMFDLPVRRGQAGGVAGLTEPACGPQHGTAIGLALYGARHRAARQRFPLPATGGLLGKVRGRVRAWVREMFL, from the coding sequence ATGGCCAGGAACGAGCGGTACGTCGTGGGGCTCGACATCGGGACGACCCGGATCTCGTGCGTCGTCGGCGAGATCAAGGAGCAAGGCGCGATCGAGGTGGTCGGCGTCGGCGAGGCCCCCTCCCGCGGGCTGCGCAAGGGGGTCGTCGTCCACCTGGACACCACCGTGGAGGCGATCAAGGCGGCCGTGGAGCAGGCGGAGGTCATGGCCGGGGTCAACGTCGAGTCCGCCACCGTCGGGATCGCCGGCGCCCACATTCGCAGCTTCAACAGCCGTGGCGTGGTCGCGGTGTCCGGGAAGGACCGAACGGTCTCCAAGGAGGACATGAAGCGGGTGCTCGACGCCGCGAGGGCGGTGAGCATCCCTCAGGACCGCGAGATCCTGCACGTGCTTCCGCAGGAGTTCGTGCTGGACAACCAGGGCGGGATCGCCTCCCCGGTGGGGCTCACCGGCTCGAGGCTCGAGGCGAACGTTCACGTCGTGACCGGCTCGACCACGTCGATCCAAAACCTGGTCACCTGCGTCAACCGGGCCGGGGTCGAGGTACGGGACACGGTTCTGGAGTCGCTGGCGGCCGCCGAGTCGATGCTGAGCCAGGACGAGAAGGAGCTGGGCGTCGCGCTGATCGACGTCGGCGGCGGGACCACCGATCTGGCGCTGTTCGAGCGAGGATCGATCTGGCACACCTCCGTGCTGCCCGTCGGCGGGAGCCACTTCACCAACGATCTGGCGGTGGGCCTACGCACGCCGATCCCCGACGCGGAGCGCCTCAAGATCAAGCACGGCTGCGCGATGGCGACGATGGTCGAGGACAACGACGCCATCGAGGTCGCGTCCATCGGCGAGCGCAAGCCGCGGCTCCTTCAGCGCCAGGTCATGGCCGCGATCCTCCAACCGCGAGCCGAGGAGATCTTCGCCCTGATCCGCGAGGAGATCGGCCGGGCGGGGTTCGAGCGGCAGCTGAACGCCGGCCTCGTTCTCGCCGGAGGAGGGAGCCTGCTCTCGGGGATGACCGAGGTCGCCGAGCAGATGTTCGACCTGCCGGTGCGCCGCGGGCAGGCGGGCGGCGTCGCGGGGCTCACCGAGCCCGCCTGCGGACCGCAGCACGGCACGGCGATCGGGCTGGCGCTCTACGGGGCGCGGCACCGCGCAGCGCGACAGCGATTCCCCCTGCCGGCGACCGGCGGGCTGCTGGGAAAGGTCAGGGGCCGCGTGAGGGCCTGGGTGCGGGAGATGTTCTTGTGA